One genomic region from Apodemus sylvaticus chromosome 1, mApoSyl1.1, whole genome shotgun sequence encodes:
- the LOC127681815 gene encoding olfactory receptor 2D2, which translates to MRQANQTQVTEFLLLGLSDDPHTQKLLFILFLGIYMVTVLGNLLLMFLVQADSRLHTPMYFFLCNLSLADLCFSTNIVPQALIHLLSRKKTISFRRCAAQLLLFLIFGCTQCALLAVMSYDRYVAICSPLHYSSIMTWRVCIQLATVSWTSGILVSVVDTTFTLRLPYRGSNSIAHFFCEAPALLTLASTDTQTSEMVIFFMGVVILLIPVSLILVSYGHIIVTVVKMKSAAGRFKAFSTCGSHLMVVILFYGSAIITYMTPKSSKEQEKLVSVFYSMVTPMLNPLIYSLRNKDVKGALWKVAMKNFSSRLRVTD; encoded by the coding sequence ATGCGACAGGCAAATCAGACACAGGTGACTGAATTTCTCCTTCTGGGACTCTCTGATGACCCCCACACCCAGAAGCTGCTGTTCATCTTATTTCTGGGTATCTATATGGTCACTGTCCTTGGAAACTTGCTTCTCATGTTCCTGGTTCAGGCTGACTCTCGGCTTCACACACCCATGTATTTCTTTCTGTGTAACTTGTCTCTGGCTGACCTCTGCTTTTCTACCAACATTGTCCCACAGGCCCTCATCCATCTCCTTTCAAGGAAAAAGACGATTTCATTCCGACGCTGTGCAGCTCAGCTTCTGCTCTTCCTCATTTTTGGGTGTACACAATGCGCCCTTTTGGCTGTGATGTCCTATGATCGGTATGTGGCTATCTGTAGCCCTTTGCATTACTCTAGCATTATGACATGGAGGGTGTGTATCCAGCTAGCTACAGTGTCATGGACTAGTGGCATTTTAGTGTCTGTGGTGGACACCACTTTCACACTAAGACTTCCCTATCGAGGCAGCAACAGTATTGCTCACTTCTTTTGTGAGGCCCCTGCACTTTTGACCCTGGCCTCTACAGACACTCAAACTTCAGAGATGGTCATTTTCTTCATGGGTGTTGTGATTCTCCTCATACCTGTCTCCCTAATTCTGGTGTCCTATGGCCATATCATAGTGACTGTTGTCAAGATGAAATCAGCTGCTGGGAGGTTCAAGGCATTTTCTACCTGCGGTTCCCACCTCATGGTTGTCATCCTTTTTTATGGGTCAGCAATTATCACCTACATGACCCCGAAGTCTTCCAAAGAACAGGAGAAACTCGTGTCTGTTTTCTATTCAATGGTGACGCCTATGCTTAATCCcctcatctacagcctgaggaacaaaGATGTAAAGGGAGCTCTGTGGAAAGTAGCCATGAAGAACTTCTCAAGCAGGCTTAGAGTCACAGACTGA